A section of the Thermus antranikianii DSM 12462 genome encodes:
- the argR gene encoding arginine repressor, whose product MRSKAERHRAIQEIVSREEIGTQKELVERLRQLGFEVTQATVSRDIAELRLARVSLGKGRHKYALPSMEFPEDVYEELKRQFGLFVKDVDRGGNILVVKTAEGHASGIALLMDRLKRDEIVGTLAGEDTILVVARTEEGARALEEEFGGLLVAGKMRL is encoded by the coding sequence ATGCGAAGCAAGGCGGAGCGGCACCGCGCCATTCAGGAGATCGTGAGCCGGGAGGAGATCGGCACGCAGAAGGAGCTGGTGGAGCGCCTGAGGCAGCTGGGTTTTGAGGTGACCCAGGCCACGGTGAGCCGGGACATCGCTGAGCTGAGGCTGGCCCGGGTTTCCCTGGGCAAGGGGCGGCACAAGTACGCCCTGCCCTCCATGGAGTTTCCCGAGGACGTTTACGAGGAACTGAAGCGGCAGTTTGGCCTCTTTGTCAAGGATGTGGACCGAGGGGGGAATATCCTGGTGGTGAAGACGGCGGAGGGCCACGCCTCCGGCATTGCCCTTTTGATGGACCGCCTCAAGCGGGACGAGATCGTGGGCACCCTGGCGGGGGAGGATACCATCCTGGTGGTGGCCCGGACCGAGGAAGGGGCGAGAGCCTTGGAGGAGGAGTTCGGGGGACTCCTCGTGGCGGGGAAGATGCGCCTTTAG
- the coaBC gene encoding bifunctional phosphopantothenoylcysteine decarboxylase/phosphopantothenate--cysteine ligase CoaBC, which yields MARVLVAVTGGVAAIKAPHLLRLLRAQGHEVRVLATPRALEFITPLSLAVAAGGEVATEEAWFRPDGRALHIELARWADVVLVAPATADAMAKAALGLADDLLSATLLAGAKRVAWAPAMNEAMWLSPRTQEHARTLEAMGHALFGPAHGPLAAAGEGEGWGRMLEPEELLERLQAFLTPKDLKGLKLLVSAGPTREYLDPVRYLSNPSSGRMGYAVAEAARDRGAEVVLVSGPTALPAPWGVEVVRVESALEMREAILGRYSWAQAVVMAAAVADYRPAEVSREKEPKVAAEKVLRLLPNPDILKELGENKGSRVLVGFAMETGEGLARAKEKLLRKNLDLIVLNWVNREGVGFGSFENEVVLLLRDGRVLELPRMPKRQVADRILDLVKEFWKG from the coding sequence GTGGCCCGGGTCCTGGTGGCGGTGACGGGGGGGGTGGCGGCCATCAAGGCCCCTCACCTCCTCCGCCTTCTCAGGGCCCAAGGCCACGAGGTGCGGGTCCTGGCCACTCCCAGGGCCCTGGAGTTCATCACCCCCCTTTCCCTGGCGGTGGCCGCTGGAGGGGAGGTGGCCACGGAGGAGGCCTGGTTCAGGCCCGATGGCCGGGCCTTACATATAGAGCTCGCCCGCTGGGCCGATGTGGTCCTGGTGGCTCCCGCCACCGCCGACGCCATGGCCAAGGCGGCCCTGGGCCTAGCCGACGACCTCCTTTCCGCCACGCTTCTCGCAGGGGCTAAGCGGGTGGCCTGGGCCCCCGCCATGAACGAGGCCATGTGGCTTTCCCCCAGGACCCAGGAGCATGCCCGGACCCTCGAGGCCATGGGCCATGCCCTTTTCGGCCCCGCCCACGGACCCTTGGCGGCGGCGGGGGAGGGGGAAGGATGGGGACGGATGCTGGAGCCCGAGGAGCTTTTGGAGAGGCTTCAGGCCTTCCTCACCCCCAAGGACCTTAAGGGCCTTAAGCTTCTGGTGTCTGCCGGCCCCACCCGGGAGTACCTGGACCCAGTGCGCTACCTTTCCAACCCTTCCTCGGGCCGCATGGGCTATGCCGTGGCCGAGGCTGCCCGGGACCGGGGGGCGGAGGTGGTTCTGGTTTCCGGGCCCACGGCCCTGCCCGCCCCTTGGGGGGTGGAGGTGGTGCGGGTGGAAAGCGCCTTGGAGATGCGCGAGGCCATTCTGGGGCGCTATTCCTGGGCCCAGGCAGTGGTGATGGCGGCGGCGGTGGCCGACTACCGCCCGGCGGAGGTGAGCCGGGAGAAGGAGCCCAAGGTGGCGGCGGAAAAGGTCCTCCGCCTTCTTCCCAACCCCGACATCCTCAAGGAGCTGGGGGAGAACAAGGGATCAAGGGTCCTGGTGGGCTTCGCCATGGAGACCGGGGAGGGTTTGGCGCGGGCCAAGGAGAAGCTTCTTCGCAAGAATCTGGACCTCATCGTCCTCAACTGGGTGAACCGGGAAGGGGTGGGCTTCGGTAGCTTCGAGAACGAGGTGGTCCTCCTCCTGCGGGATGGCCGGGTGCTGGAACTCCCCCGCATGCCCAAGCGGCAGGTGGCCGACCGTATACTGGACTTGGTTAAAGAGTTCTGGAAGGGTTAG
- the rpoZ gene encoding DNA-directed RNA polymerase subunit omega: MAEPGIDKLFGMVDSKYRLTVVVAKRAEQLLRHRFKNTVLEPEERPKMRTLEGILDDPNPVTWAMKEMLMGRLVFGENLVPEDRLQREMERLYPVEEEE; the protein is encoded by the coding sequence ATGGCGGAACCCGGGATTGACAAGCTCTTTGGCATGGTGGATTCCAAGTACCGGCTCACCGTGGTGGTGGCCAAGCGGGCGGAGCAGCTTCTCCGCCACCGCTTTAAGAACACGGTTCTAGAACCGGAGGAGAGGCCCAAAATGCGGACCCTCGAGGGGATCCTGGACGACCCCAACCCCGTCACCTGGGCCATGAAGGAGATGCTCATGGGAAGGCTGGTCTTCGGGGAGAACCTGGTGCCTGAGGACCGCCTGCAGAGGGAGATGGAACGGCTTTACCCGGTGGAAGAGGAGGAGTAG
- the gmk gene encoding guanylate kinase, protein MGGRLFVMTGASGVGKGTVRAKVLERTRLFYSISMTTRPPRPGERDGVDYYFVDRATFEALLREDGFLEHAEYVGHLYGTPKAPVERALARGEDVLLEIEVQGALQVRRKVPEAVLIFLLPPSLSELKRRLVYRGKDTPERIEKRLKQAEWEIRNAHLFDYVIVNDVLEEAVADFLAILTAERRRTSRMGPALERALKRDKDLEAELDEILRRSYGGTRD, encoded by the coding sequence ATGGGGGGCCGCCTTTTCGTCATGACCGGGGCCAGCGGGGTGGGGAAGGGCACGGTGCGGGCCAAGGTGCTGGAGCGTACCCGCCTCTTCTATTCCATCTCCATGACCACCCGTCCCCCGCGTCCTGGGGAACGGGATGGGGTGGACTATTACTTTGTGGATAGGGCCACCTTTGAGGCCCTGCTGCGGGAGGATGGGTTCTTGGAGCACGCCGAGTACGTGGGGCACCTTTATGGTACCCCCAAGGCTCCGGTGGAGCGGGCCTTGGCCCGGGGGGAGGATGTCCTCCTGGAGATCGAGGTCCAGGGAGCCCTGCAGGTGCGCAGGAAGGTACCGGAGGCGGTTCTCATCTTCCTCCTGCCCCCATCCCTTTCCGAGTTGAAGCGGCGTTTGGTCTACCGGGGCAAGGACACCCCAGAGAGGATAGAAAAGCGCCTGAAACAGGCGGAGTGGGAGATACGAAACGCCCACCTCTTTGACTACGTGATCGTGAACGATGTGCTAGAGGAAGCGGTGGCCGATTTCCTGGCCATCCTTACCGCTGAGAGGCGGCGCACTTCTAGGATGGGTCCCGCTTTGGAGAGGGCTTTGAAACGGGATAAGGACCTGGAAGCCGAGCTGGACGAGATTCTGCGGAGGAGTTATGGCGGAACCCGGGATTGA
- a CDS encoding glycoside hydrolase family 13 protein has translation MAWYEGAFFYQIFPDRYFRAGPAGKPAPAGPLEPWEAPPSLRGFKGGTLWGIAEKIPYLKDLGVEALYLNPVFASTANHRYHTTDYFQVDPLLGGNVALRHLLEVAHAHGMRVILDGVFNHTGRGFFAFQHLLENGEQSPYRDWYYVKGFPLNPYNRHPNYEAWWGNPELPKLRVETPAVREYLLEVAEHWIRFGADGWRLDVPNEIPDPEFWRAFRRRVKGANPEAYIVGEIWEEADFWLQGDMFDATMNYPLSRAILGFVGGEVLDQELSSRSGLGRIEPLQALAFSHRLEGLFSRYRPEVVRAQMNLLTSHDTPRLLTLLRGSVERAKLALSLLFLLPGNPTVYYGEEVGMEGGHDPENRAGMVWDPARWKEEIRQTVRRMARLRQEHPEFRTAPYQRVYAADGHLAFTRGPYLVVVNASSEPFRQDFPLHGALPRGAQAVDLLSGKTCTPAGGRLCGPELPPFSVAIWVEV, from the coding sequence GTGGCCTGGTACGAGGGGGCCTTCTTCTACCAGATCTTTCCCGACCGCTATTTCCGGGCTGGCCCTGCCGGAAAGCCTGCCCCAGCAGGTCCCTTGGAACCCTGGGAAGCCCCGCCCTCCCTTAGGGGCTTCAAGGGGGGAACCCTCTGGGGCATTGCGGAGAAAATTCCCTACCTCAAGGACCTAGGGGTGGAAGCCCTTTACCTGAATCCCGTCTTCGCCTCCACCGCCAACCACCGGTACCACACCACGGACTATTTCCAGGTGGATCCCCTCCTGGGGGGGAACGTAGCCCTAAGGCACCTCCTGGAAGTCGCCCACGCCCACGGCATGCGGGTCATCCTGGATGGGGTCTTCAACCACACGGGTAGGGGCTTTTTTGCCTTCCAGCACCTTTTGGAAAACGGAGAGCAAAGCCCCTACCGGGACTGGTACTACGTGAAGGGTTTTCCCCTAAACCCCTATAACCGCCACCCCAACTACGAGGCCTGGTGGGGCAATCCTGAGCTTCCCAAGCTCCGGGTGGAAACCCCGGCGGTGCGGGAGTACCTCCTGGAGGTGGCGGAGCACTGGATCCGCTTCGGCGCGGACGGCTGGCGGCTGGACGTGCCCAACGAGATCCCCGACCCCGAGTTCTGGCGGGCCTTCCGCAGGAGGGTCAAGGGAGCCAACCCTGAGGCCTACATCGTGGGGGAGATCTGGGAGGAAGCCGACTTCTGGCTCCAGGGGGATATGTTCGACGCCACCATGAACTACCCCTTGAGCCGGGCCATCCTGGGCTTCGTGGGGGGAGAGGTCCTGGACCAGGAGCTATCCTCCCGCTCGGGCCTGGGGCGGATCGAACCCCTGCAGGCCCTAGCCTTCAGCCACCGCCTGGAAGGCCTCTTCAGCCGCTACCGCCCGGAGGTGGTGCGGGCCCAGATGAACCTCCTCACCTCCCACGACACCCCCCGCCTCCTCACCCTCCTTAGGGGAAGCGTGGAACGGGCTAAGCTGGCCCTTTCCCTGCTTTTCCTCCTGCCCGGAAATCCCACGGTGTACTACGGGGAGGAGGTAGGGATGGAAGGGGGCCATGACCCGGAAAACCGGGCGGGCATGGTCTGGGACCCGGCCCGCTGGAAGGAGGAGATCCGCCAAACCGTGCGGCGCATGGCCCGCTTACGACAGGAACACCCCGAGTTCCGCACCGCCCCCTACCAGCGGGTCTATGCCGCAGACGGGCACCTGGCCTTCACCCGGGGGCCCTACCTGGTGGTGGTGAACGCCTCTTCCGAACCTTTCCGCCAGGATTTTCCCCTGCATGGCGCCCTGCCTCGAGGGGCCCAGGCCGTGGACCTCCTCTCCGGGAAAACCTGCACCCCGGCGGGAGGACGCCTTTGCGGGCCCGAGCTTCCCCCCTTTTCCGTGGCCATTTGGGTGGAGGTCTAG
- a CDS encoding methylated-DNA--[protein]-cysteine S-methyltransferase — protein MLIPTPIGPLWLEVSPRGVRRLEPALFPRGLEARGPLAERVRERVLAYFAGEKPDFLDIPLDYTGFSPKRVALYERVRLIPYGRTESYGSLARELGLSPRAVGAGMRASPFFLLVPAHRVIHADGRLGGFAGQEGLKAWLLRFEGAWP, from the coding sequence ATGTTGATTCCCACCCCCATCGGTCCTTTATGGCTCGAGGTGAGCCCCCGGGGGGTGCGGCGCTTGGAGCCCGCCCTTTTCCCCCGGGGCCTCGAGGCCAGGGGTCCCTTGGCCGAAAGGGTGCGGGAGCGGGTGCTGGCCTACTTCGCCGGGGAAAAGCCCGATTTTTTGGACATCCCCCTGGACTACACGGGGTTTTCCCCCAAACGGGTGGCCCTTTACGAGAGGGTGCGCCTTATCCCCTACGGGCGCACGGAGAGTTATGGAAGCCTGGCGCGGGAGCTTGGCCTTTCCCCGAGGGCCGTGGGGGCGGGGATGCGGGCCTCGCCCTTTTTCCTCCTGGTGCCTGCCCACCGGGTGATCCACGCCGACGGGCGGCTTGGGGGGTTTGCCGGGCAGGAGGGGCTTAAGGCCTGGCTTCTGCGCTTTGAAGGAGCCTGGCCCTAG